One region of Mangifera indica cultivar Alphonso chromosome 3, CATAS_Mindica_2.1, whole genome shotgun sequence genomic DNA includes:
- the LOC123210919 gene encoding uncharacterized protein At5g01610-like encodes MDKALTKAGSFWISKKAKEELSSITQDLSSLSNTVEEKAKWIFNRLKGKPLKALPDLLKDHNLPPGLFPRNIICYEFDESRSKLIVYLSSPCEVSFKDTSVIRYATRVKGTLSRGKLTGIEGMKTKVLVWVKVTNIAVESYKSDKVWFTAGVKKSRPKDAYEMPRDAIKVEEF; translated from the exons ATGGACAAAGCTCTAACAAAAGCTGGCAGCTTCTGGATTTCCAAGAAAGCTAAGGAAGAACTCTCTAGCATCACTCAAGACCTCTCA TCTTTATCAAACACTGTTGAGGAAAAAGCAAAATGGATATTCAACAGGCTGAAAG GTAAGCCACTTAAAGCATTGCCTGATCTGCTCAAAGATCACAACCTTCCGCCTGGTCTGTTCCCCCGGAACATAATATGTTATGAGTTTGATGAATCGAGATCAAAGCTGATTGTGTACTTGTCGTCACCCTGTGAGGTGAGCTTCAAGGACACTTCTGTTATAAGGTACGCAACGCGTGTGAAGGGGACATTGTCAAGAGGAAAGCTCACTGGGATAGAAGGAATGAAGACAAAGGTACTGGTGTGGGTTAAAGTCACAAATATAGCAGTGGAGAGCTACAAGTCTGATAAAGTTTGGTTCACTGCTGGTGTGAAGAAGTCTAGGCCAAAAGATGCATATGAAATGCCTCGTGATGCAATCAAGGTCGAAGAATTTTAA